Proteins encoded within one genomic window of Anopheles gambiae chromosome 3, idAnoGambNW_F1_1, whole genome shotgun sequence:
- the LOC1271052 gene encoding spectrin beta chain isoform X7, producing MTTDISVVRWDPSQGPGNEFIEDIEYDGGNSSSRLFERSRIKALAEERESVQKKTFTKWVNSHLVRVNSPIKDLYVDMRDGKNLIKLLEVLSGERLPRPTKGKMRIHCLENVDKALQFLREQRVHLENIGSHDIVDGNASLNLGLIWTIILRFQIQDITIEETDNKETKSAKDALLLWCQMKTAGYHNVNVRNFTTSWRDGLAFNAIIHKHRPDLIQFDKLSKTNPIQNLNNAFNVAEEKLGLTKLLDAEDIFVDHPDEKSIITYVVTYYHYFSKLKQETVQGKRIGKVVGIAMDNDRMINEYESLTSELLKWIEVTIVQLGDRHFVNSLVGVQQQLAQFSNYRTVEKPPKFVEKGNLEVLLFTLQSKMRANNQKPYTPKEGKMISDINKAWERLEKAEHERELALREELIRQEKLEQLAARFNRKATMRETWLSENQRLVSTDNFGFDLAAVEAAAKKHEAIETDIFAYEERVQAVVAVCNELEAEKYHDIERIAARKDNVLRLWNYLIELLRARRMRLEFSIQLQQNFQEMIYILDSMEEIKQRLLTDDYGKHLMGVEDLLQKHSLVEADINVLGDRVKQVVQNSQKFLVDEEDNYKPCDPSIIVDRVQRLEDAYAELCKLAVERRSRLEENRKLWQFYWDMADEENWIKEKEQIVSADEIGHDLTTVNLLLSKHKALESEIQSHEPQLMAVSEVGDELVRRGHFGADRIDERLKEILAMWSNLRELTEYRRKRLEDAVDYFQLFADADDIDNWMLDALRLVSSEDVGRDEANVQSLLKKHKDVADELKNYAETIEQLHAQAKRLTLNEPEQERVNERLAAIDNRYRELMELAKLRKQRLLDALSLYKLISESDGVEQWIGEKERMLQTMVPGKDIEDVEIMKHRYDGFDKEMNANASRVAVVNQLARQLLHVEHPNSPEIIERQNHLNNSWSKLREQAESKRDDLKSAHGVQTFYIECRETVSWIEDKKRILTETDSLQMDLTGVMTLQRRLSGMERDLAAIQAKLTALENEADAIEGDHPEEAALIRERVATIQTIWEQLTQMLKERDSKLEEAGDLHRFLRDLDHFQAWLTKTQTDVASEDTPTSLPEAEKLLNQHQSIREEIDNYTEDYKKMMDYGEGLTSEPTQTEDPQYMFLRERLKALKDGWEELHQMWENRQVLLSQGLDQQLFNRDARQAEVLLSQQEHVLSKDDTPVNLEQAENQLKRHEAFLTTMEANDEKFNTIVQVAGQMTSKDHFDADKITKRAESIAHRRDDNRNRALELHEKLKNQVKLHEFLQDIEELTEWVQEKYITAQDDTYRSAKTVHSKWTRHQAFEAEIAANKERLHEAKKAAQELMVEKPEFKEIIEPKLTDLSKNFDELETSTKEKGALLFDAKREVIVQQSVDDIDSWMDDLEKQIINTDTGNDLTSVNILMQKQQIIQTQMAVKARQVEELDKQTEVLTKTAPSDVLEPIVEKKTAVNARFEKIKAPLLERQRQLEKKKEAFQFRRDVEDEKLWIDEKMPLAESTEYGNSLFNVHVLKKKHQSLNTEIDNHEPRIMTICNNGQKLIDEGHEDAGSYADLISQLTQKWQELKDAVENRHRQLDQSEKVQQYFFDAAEAESWMSEQELYMMVEDRGKDETSAQNLMKKHESLEQSVEDYADTIRQLGETARQLTTEQHAYSDQVSVKQSQLDKLYAGLKDLAGERRARLDEALQLFMLSREVDDLEQWITDREVVAGSHELGQDYDHITLLWERFNEFAQDTATVGSERVAKANGIADDLIHAGHSDSATIAEWKDGLNESWQDLLELIETRKAMLAASRELHKFFHDCKDVLGRINEKQHGVSEELGRDAGVVSALQRKHQNFIQDLMTLHSQVQQIQEESAKLQAAYAGEKAREITNREHEVLNAWAHLQSMCEERRGKLADTGDLFKFFNMVRTLMLWMEDVVRQMNTSEKPRDVSGVELLMNNHQSLKAEIDTREDNFSACLALGKELLSRNHYASADIKDRLLQLTNSRNALLHRWEERWENLQLILEVYQFARDAAVAEAWLIAQEPYLMSTELGHTIDEVENLIKKHEAFEKSAAAQEERFSALERLTTFELKEMKRRQDAAEEAERQRLEAEAAAARAAAEAEAEAIRQQEAAAARDAADAPGSPHSTREQESGGADEGAQEGILTRKHEWESTTKKASNRSWDKVYCVARSGRLTFFKDQRSAKSVPEQTFRGEPPLELKGAQIEIASDYTKKKHVFRIKLSNGGEFLLQCHDDAEMQQWVTALKAQCELDASGEGRSLTLPASSQKDEQKRRSFFTLKKN from the exons ATGACGACTGACATTTCCGTGGTGCGGTGGGACCCGAGCCAGGGTCCGGGAAATGAATTTATCGAAGATATCGAATACGACGGAGGAAACTCCAGCTCCCGTTTGTTCGAACGATCACGCATCAAGGCGTTAGCAG AGGAACGTGAAAGTGTTCAGAAAAAGACATTCACAAAATGGGTCAACTCGCACCTGGTGCGGGTGAACAGTCCGATCAAAGACCTGTACGTCGACATGCGCGACGGCAAGAACTTGATCAAGCTGCTCGAGGTGCTGTCCGGCGAGCGGTTGCCACGGCCAACGAAGGGCAAGATGCGCATCCACTGTCTCGAGAACGTGGACAAAGCGCTACAGTTTCTGCGCGAGCAGCGCGTCCATCTGGAGAACATCGGCTCGCACGATATCGTCGATGGCAATGCGAGCCTGAACCTTGGCTTGATCTGGACAATCATTCTGCGCTTCCAG ATTCAAGATATTACTATAGAGGAGACGGACAACAAAGAGACCAAATCCGCCAAGgatgcgctgctgctgtggtgccAGATGAAGACCGCCGGCTACCACAACGTGAACGTGCGCAACTTCACCACCTCGTGGCGGGACGGGCTGGCGTTTAACGCGATCATACACAAGCACCGGCCGGATCTGATACAGTTCGACAAGCTGTCGAAGACGAACCCGATCCAGAACCTGAACAACGCGTTCAACGTGGCGGAGGAGAAGCTCGGCCTAACGAAGCTGCTCGACGCGGAGGACATCTTCGTCGACCATCCGGACGAGAAGTCGATCATTACGTACGTGGTCACGTACTACCACTACTTCAGCAAGCTGAAGCAGGAAACGGTACAGGGCAAGCGTATCGGCAAGGTGGTCGGCATCGCGATGGACAACGATCGCATGATCAACGAGTACGAGTCGCTCACGAGCGAGCTGCTGAAGTGGATCGAGGTGACGATCGTGCAGCTGGGCGATCGGCACTTTGTCAACTCGCTCGTcggcgtgcagcagcagctggcccAGTTCTCCAACTACCGCACGGTCGAGAAGCCGCCGAAGTTTGTCGAGAAGGGCAACCTGGAGGTGCTGCTGTTTACGCTGCAGTCGAAGATGAGAGCAAACAATCAAAAGCCGTACACGCCCAAGGAGGGCAAGATGATTTCCGACATCAACAAGGCGTGGGAGCGGCTGGAGAAGGCGGAGCACGAGCGCGAGCTGGCCCTGCGCGAGGAGCTGATCCGGCAGGAGAAGCTGGAGCAGCTGGCGGCCCGGTTCAACCGCAAGGCGACGATGCGCGAAACGTGGCTGTCGGAGAACCAGCGCCTGGTCAGCACGGACAACTTCGGGTTCGATCTGGCCGCGGTCGAGGCGGCCGCCAAGAAGCACGAAGCGATCGAGACGGACATCTTCGCGTACGAGGAGCGGGTGCAGGCGGTGGTGGCCGTGTGCAACGAGCTGGAGGCGGAGAAGTACCACGACATCGAGCGCATCGCCGCCCGCAAGGACAATGTGCTGCGCCTGTGGAACTATCTGATCGAGCTGCTGCGGGCGCGCCGCATGCGCCTCGAGTTCTCGATCCAGCTGCAGCAGAACTTCCAGGAGATGATCTACATCCTCGACTCGATGGAGGAGATCAAGCAGCGCCTGCTGACGGACGACTACGGCAAGCATCTGATGGGCGTGGAGGATCTGCTCCAGAAGCATTCGCTCGTCGAGGCGGACATCAACGTGCTGGGTGATCGGGTCAAGCAGGTGGTGCAGAACTCGCAAAAGTTCCTGGTGGACGAGGAGGACAACTACAAACCGTGCGACCCGTCGATCATCGTCGACCGCGTCCAGCGCCTGGAGGACGCGTACGCCGAGCTGTGCAAGCTGGCGGTCGAGCGTCGCTCGCGGCTGGAGGAGAACCGCAAGCTGTGGCAGTTCTACTGGGACATGGCGGACGAGGAGAACTGGATCAAGGAGAAGGAGCAGATCGTGTCGGCGGACGAGATTGGGCACGATCTGACGACGGTGAACTTGCTGCTGTCCAAGCACAAGGCGCTCGAGTCGGAGATTCAGTCGCACGAGCCGCAGCTGATGGCGGTTAGCGAGGTGGGCGATGAGCTGGTGCGCCGCGGTCACTTCGGGGCGGACCGCATCGACGAGCGGCTGAAGGAGATACTGGCGATGTGGAGCAATCTGCGCGAGCTGACGGAGTACCGGCGCAAGCGGCTGGAGGATGCCGTCGACTACTTCCAGCTGTTTGCCGACGCGGACGACATTGACAATTGGATGTTGGACGCGCTGCGGCTGGTGTCGTCCGAGGATGTCGGTCGTGACGAGGCGAACGTGCAGAGCCTGCTGAAGAAGCACAAGGACGTGGCGGACGAGCTGAAGAACTACGCCGAAACGATCGAGCAGCTGCACGCGCAGGCCAAGCGGCTGACGCTGAACGAGCCGGAACAGGAGCGGGTGAACGAGCGGCTGGCAGCGATCGACAACCGCTACCGCGAGCTGATGGAGCTGGCGAAGCTGCGCAAGCAGCGCCTGCTGGACGCGCTCAGCCTGTACAAGCTCATCTCCGAGAGCGACGGCGTGGAGCAGTGGATCGGCGAGAAGGAGCGCATGCTGCAGACGATGGTCCCGGGCAAGGACATCGAGGACGTGGAGATCATGAAGCATCGCTACGACGGGTTCGACAAGGAGATGAACGCAAATGCGTCGCGCGTCGCCGTCGTGAACCAGCTCGCCCGCCAGCTGCTGCACGTGGAGCATCCGAACTCGCCCGAAATCATCGAACGCCAGAACCATCTGAACAACTCGTGGTCGAAGCTGCGCGAGCAGGCCGAAAGCAAGCGGGACGATTTGAAGTCGGCCCACGGTGTGCAGACGTTCTACATCGAGTGCCGCGAGACGGTCTCGTGGATCGAGGACAAGAAGCGCATCCTCACCGAGACGGACAGCCTGCAGATGGATCTGACCGGCGTGATGACGCTCCAGCGCCGCCTGAGCGGTATGGAGCGCGATCTGGCCGCCATCCAGGCGAAGCTGACCGCGCTCGAGAACGAGGCTGACGCGATCGAGGGCGACCATCCGGAGGAAGCGGCCCTAATCCGCGAGCGCGTCGCCACGATCCAGACGATCTGGGAGCAGCTGACGCAGATGCTGAAGGAGCGCGACTCGAAGCTGGAGGAGGCTGGCGATCTGCACCGCTTCCTGCGCGATCTCGACCACTTCCAGGCGTGGCTGACCAAGACGCAGACCGATGTGGCGTCGGAGGATACGCCCACCTCGCTGCCGGAGGCGGAGAAGCTGCTCAATCAGCACCAGAGCATCCGGGAGGAGATCGACAACTATACCGAGGACTACAAGAAGATGATGGACTACGGCGAGGGTCTGACGTCCGAGCCGACGCAGACCGAGGACCCGCAGTACATGTTCCTGCGCGAGCGCCTGAAGGCCCTGAAGGACGGCTGGGAGGAGCTGCATCAGATGTGGGAGAACAGGCAGGTGCTGCTGTCGCAGGGTTTGGACCAGCAGCTGTTCAACCGCGACGCGCGCCAGGCCGAGGTGCTGCTGAGCCAGCAAGAGCACGTGCTTAGCAAGGACGACACGCCGGTTAACCTGGAGCAGGCCGAGAACCAGCTGAAGCGCCACGAAGCGTTCCTCACCACGATGGAGGCGAACGATGAGAAGTTCAACACGATCGTGCAGGTCGCCGGACAGATGACGAGCAAGGATCACTTCGATGCGGACAAGATAACGAAGCGCGCGGAGAGCATTGCGCACCGCCGTGACGATAACCGCAACCGTGCGCTGGAGCTGCACGAGAAGCTGAAGAACCAGGTGAAGCTGCACGAGTTCCTGCAGGACATCGAGGAGCTGACCGAGTGGGTGCAGGAGAAGTACATCACGGCGCAGGACGACACGTACCGCAGCGCCAAGACTGTGCACTCGAAGTGGACGCGTCATCAGGCGTTCGAGGCGGAAATTGCCGCGAACAAGGAGCGCCTGCACGAGGCGAAGAAGGCCGCCCAGGAGCTGATGGTGGAGAAGCCCGAGTTTAAGGAGATCATTGAGCCGAAGCTGACGGATCTGTCCAAGAACTTTGACGAGCTGGAGACGAGCACCAAGGAGAAGGGTGCGCTGCTGTTCGACGCCAAGCGCGAGGTGATTGTGCAGCAGAGCGTGGACGACATCGACTCGTGGATGGACGATCTCGAGAAGCAGATCATCAACACGGACACGGGCAACGATCTGACCTCGGTGAACATCCTGatgcagaagcagcagatcATCCAGACGCAGATGGCGGTGAAGGCGCGCCAGGTCGAGGAGCTCGACAAGCAGACGGAGGTGCTGACCAAGACGGCCCCGTCCGACGTCCTCGAGCCGATCGTCGAGAAGAAGACGGCGGTGAATGCGCGCTTCGAAAAGATCAAGGCACCGCTGCTGGAGCGCCAGCGCCAGctggagaagaagaaggaagcgtTCCAGTTCCGGCGCGACGTCGAGGACGAGAAGCTGTGGATCGACGAGAAGATGCCGCTGGCCGAGTCGACAGAGTACGGCAACTCGCTGTTCAACGTGCACGTGCTGAAGAAGAAGCACCAGTCGCTCAACACCGAGATCGACAACCACGAGCCGCGCATCATGACGATCTGCAACAATGGGCAGAAGCTGATCGACGAGGGGCACGAGGATGCGGGCTCGTACGCGGATCTGATCAGCCAGCTTACGCAGAAGTGGCAGGAGCTGAAGGATGCGGTCGAGAACCGGCACCGCCAGCTCGACCAGTCCGAGAAGGTGCAGCAGTACTTCTTCGACGCGGCCGAGGCTGAGTCGTGGATGAGCGAGCAGGAGCTGTACATGATGGTGGAGGACCGCGGCAAGGACGAAACGTCCGCCCAGAATCTGATGAAGAAGCACGAGAGTCTGGAGCAGTCGGTGGAGGACTATGCCGACACGATCCGTCAGCTGGGTGAGACCGCCCGTCAGCTTACGACCGAGCAGCACGCGTACAGCGACCAGGTGTCGGTGAAGCAGTCCCAGCTCGACAAGCTGTACGCCGGACTGAAGGATCTGGCCGGAGAGCGCCGGGCCCGCTTGGACGAGGCGCTGCAGCTGTTCATGCTGAGCCGCGAGGTGGACGATCTGGAGCAGTGGATTACCGATCGCGAGGTGGTGGCCGGTTCGCACGAGCTGGGCCAGGATTACGACCACATTACGCTGCTGTGGGAACGGTTCAACGAGTTCGCGCAGGATACGGCCACCGTTGGCAGCGAGCGGGTGGCGAAGGCGAACGGCATTGCGGACGATCTGATCCATGCTGGGCACTCGGACAGCGCCACCATCGCGGAGTGGAAGGACGGGCTGAACGAGTCGTGGCAGGATCTGCTCGAGCTGATCGAAACGCGCAAGGCGATGCTGGCCGCTTCGCGCGAGCTGCACAAGTTCTTCCACGACTGCAAGGACGTGCTGGGCCGCATCAACGAGAAGCAGCACGGCGTGTCGGAGGAGCTCGGCCGCGACGCCGGTGTCGTGTCGGCGCTGCAGCGCAAGCACCAGAACTTCATCCAGGACCTGATGACGCTCCACTCGCAGGTGCAGCAGATCCAGGAGGAGTCGGCCAAACTGCAGGCGGCGTACGCGGGCGAGAAGGCGCGCGAAATTACGAACCGCGAGCACGAGGTGCTGAACGCATGGGCCCACCTGCAGTCGATGTGCGAGGAGCGCCGGGGCAAGCTGGCCGATACGGGCGATCTGTTCAAGTTCTTCAACATGGTGCGCACGCTGATGCTGTGGATGGAGGATGTGGTGCGGCAGATGAACACGTCCGAGAAGCCGCGCGACGTGTCGGGCGTCGAGCTGCTGATGAACAACCACCAGAGCCTGAAGGCGGAGATCGATACGCGTGAGGACAACTTTAGCGCGTGCCTGGCGCTCGGCAAGGAGCTGCTGTCGCGCAACCACTACGCGTCGGCGGATATTAAGGATCGATTGCTGCAGCTTACCAACAGCCGGAATGCGCTGCTCCATCGGTGGGAGGAACGTTGGGAGAACTTGCAGCTGA TCCTGGAGGTGTATCAGTTCGCTCGGGATGCTGCCGTCGCCGAGGCATGGCTTATCGCGCAGGAACCGTACCTGATGTCAACCGAGCTGGGCCACACGATCGACGAGGTGGAGAATTTGATCAAGAAGCACGAAGCCTTCGAGAAGTCTGCCGCCGCCCAAGAGGAACGCTTTAGCGCATTGGAGCGATTGACAACG TTTGAGCTCAAAGAAATGAAGCGTCGCCAGGATGCGGCCGAGGAAGCAGAACGCCAGCGGCTCGAGGCGGAAGCGGCGGCAGCACGTGCGGCAGCCGAGGCAGAGGCCGAAGCCATCCGGCAGCAGGAAGCAGCCGCAGCCCGTGACGCAGCCGATGCACCCGGATCGCCACATTCCACCCGAGAGCAGGAGTCAG GTGGCGCAGACGAAGGTGCACAGGAAGGCATCCTTACCCGCAAGCACGAATGGGAATCCACTACCAAGAAAGCTTCGAACCGTTCCTGGGATAAG GTGTACTGCGTTGCCCGCAGCGGCCGGTTAACGTTCTTCAAGGATCAGCGATCGGCGAAATCGGTACCGGAGCAGACGTTCCGCGGCGAGCCGCCGCTAGAGCTGAAGGGCGCCCAGATCGAGATCGCCAGCGATTACACGAAGAAGAAGCACGTGTTCAGAATCAA GCTATCGAATGGCGGCGAATTCCTGCTCCAGTGTCACGACGATGCGGAGATGCAGCAATGGGTAACCGCTTTGAAAGCACAATGCGAGCTTGACGCTAGCGGCGAAGGTCGTTCGCTAACGCTGCCCGCTTCCTCTCAGAAGGATGAACAGAAGAGACGGTCATTCTTTACACTGAAGAAAAA CTAA